In the Triticum aestivum cultivar Chinese Spring chromosome 2B, IWGSC CS RefSeq v2.1, whole genome shotgun sequence genome, CCATAAAACACAGGACcaccgccaaggaccctggcggtagGACGAACGTACCTCCCGCCAGGGCACCTCGATATATCGTTACAGAAACTTTAGAAGGCAAAGCCCCATCCACACTTTACCGCCACGGGTGCTGGCGGTAAGGTTTAACATGctaccgccagggtccctggcggtaggctaCTTGTCCACATCAGCACGGGCAAACGGCGGCCGTcgccctccgtcgcaccctaccgccagggaccctggcggtagcatgtctaaccctaccgccaaaACCTGTAACGGTAGcgaaagggtcagatctcgaaaatTTTCGAAACCAGGGTCAAATCCTGAATTTGTATCGAaaaagggtcagaacacgaaaTTCGACCGGCTGGCACAGTGGATGCGAATCCACGAGCTCATCGACCACAACCGGTTGGCGTGATGGGTCGCACGGGACTCAGGATGCAGTCTTTGTCGAGGATTTCGGAAGCCTTTCAGGCCATACATACTTCCCTAGTCGGCAAAAATCTGACAGGACCTCCGCTAAATCCACATCTTTTTTTCCTGGCCGATGCACCGAGCTCTGTCGGCCGAGGGTAACGATACCGAGTGAGAAAGGTGAACATCAGACTATATTTCGCATGGTTATCAGAAAAAAGAGAGACTATACTTCACATGAGCGTGTCATCAGTTCATCACTCAAATGAACGCGTCGTCACCCAGAAGTATCGGCCTCTTACGACTGCACATCCTTCAATATCCTGGGAATACTGAAACTAGCCAGCAATCCGAAAGATTCATTTATTGAACACGACAAAACTGGAAAGAGTATCACTGCGCAGCTCGGCAACACGATGCCACAACATCCGTAATTACATGCACACAGAATCACACCCTATCTCGCAGCGGAGAAAATTTTACCGAACAAGGCATAGGCAGCAACACGCGGTCTGATGGTGCATGGCGACTGGTCGGAGAGATCCATCAGGTATACTACACGCCGGCGGGCTTGGACCCAGACCCACGGCCTTCCTCCCGCGCGGCGGCGTTGGCGGACACGTAGTACACGAGGCAGAAGACGGCGTGCACGAAACAAAGGATGCCGCCGATGGAGAGGAAGCGGTGCCGCACCACCCCGCACTCCGCCATTACCTTCTTGGAGTTCGGCAGCGCACCGAGGATCAGCAGCGCCAGTCCCACCAGCAGAACCATCCTGGCAATCATAAACATGTTGACATTTTGTGCGTGTTCTTCGAATCGAACCACGGGAACCGGAAAAGCATGCAGGAGTTGATAGTATTTTTGGTGGTGATGTTGCGGCTCATGCTTGGCGTGCGTAGGACAGGAGCGTACCATGTGAGGACCAGGGCGAAGGACGCCATCTGCCGGTTGGGCGACGAGCGCCGGCCGCCGGAGCAGCAGGGCCACGTGCAGGAGCAGCCGCCGACGATATTGGCGATGGCGTGCGACGCAGCCAGCACCGCGGCCGCCGCGATGCCGAGCTTGTAAGCCTGTGGGACAGGCTGCCTGCACTCGATGAAAAGTATCTTCAGGTGCCTCCCCTGCAAGACAAGAGTAATCAAATTTTGCCATGAAACATCACCAGACAACAACGAAATCCCTGCTTCTTGCCGACACGGCCTACCTGGCTCTGAGCTTTCTCCGCGTGAATTCCAAGGACGCCGGCGGCGACATCCATGGCGACGATGAG is a window encoding:
- the LOC123041161 gene encoding uncharacterized protein, producing the protein MARVEAVVVCLLIVAMDVAAGVLGIHAEKAQSQGRHLKILFIECRQPVPQAYKLGIAAAAVLAASHAIANIVGGCSCTWPCCSGGRRSSPNRQMASFALVLTWMVLLVGLALLILGALPNSKKVMAECGVVRHRFLSIGGILCFVHAVFCLVYYVSANAAAREEGRGSGSKPAGV